Part of the Henckelia pumila isolate YLH828 chromosome 2, ASM3356847v2, whole genome shotgun sequence genome is shown below.
TATACACCTTCTTCCTTGTGACCACAACTCCATAAAGGTAAGTGAATACCCTGAAATTAGATACACCGGTGGATTTATTTTATCAATTGAGCTGGTTTTTACAGATCTGccctattttatttttcacattTTTACAGATCTGAGATGGAAGTAAAGGATCCACCGGAATGCCAATGCGGACGAGGAAAAATGACATGTCGAAAAGTAGGTCAACGATCAACAAGACCAGGAGCGACATACTTCATATGCCCCGCAGATTTGCAGCAcccaaatcttttttttttggtgcgACGAATATGACGGAAACCCCCAAAAAACATAGTCAGAATTCCGCAGTGGTATTCAAACCGATGTAAATCGCGAGTCAATGGTATATGAACAATCGTCGTTTTATTTTGCTCATCCTACTGCTGAACCCGATGTAAATCGCGAGTCAATGGTACATGAAAATCGACCTCACCAATCTGATGCTGAAAAAAATGTATTAGCACAAATATCAGTTGCTTCTTGCTGTTTCGGTTGTGGATGTTTTATTTTCGTAATTGTACTTCTTATTACGTTGTTGTTTGTATTAATTGCTCGTTGATAAGATCGGTTGTGTATTTTGTTATCAATTTGTACTGTTGAACTTTGAAACAAATCTGGGTATGTATGTATGTTATCGAATATGTGTGCTTAGATGTGTATTACACTTGGCTTCAAATTCTCTACTACCAAAATATCAAACAAGCACACacttgagagaaaaaaatataatataaaatacagGTTCGTAGCATACGAGCTGTTCTCAAAAGTACGTAGCATACGAGTTGGAGTCCAAATAAGAAATAAAGTTcgaaaaaaatatgtatttcaATACATTGTCACCAAATATGATAGTAAATAAGCATacgagaataaaaaaaaaaatctcaaaatcaccAAGTCTAAATTGGACAAGCCACAAACGTTCAAGAATCCATAAACCACAATATCCAGGCAACATCATTGAATAAGTTCAAAGCCACAATACCATGATCTAGAATCTTAACAAAGTTTACACTTAAATAAACTGCTCGACACCACAATAAAATATCCAACATCAAACAGTACAATACAAAAGAAAAAACACATAATGAAATGAGCGGTTCGACAGCAAACAACTCGACATCCCAACTTCAAAAAACTTCAATCTGCACTGCGACCACGTTTATGCCTCTTAGTCGACAGATCCCCGCTTGTGTGTCTTTCAGCATCTATCATTTCCCTGTTGAAAGATTACACAATCACCACATAATATATGTAAAAAATTGATTGTAACCACAAATTAATGAGCAGAATTACGTAGAAAAAAATGACACAACTGTTAAGTATTTTCTATGGTAAGAGATTACACTAGTTCAGTGATTCTTTGCATGTTCTTCTGTTGTGACCTTTTCTATGGCACCGACCACAGTTCAATGTGCGTATTTCAGTTTGAGATGGAAATCTTTTTGTTCTTCTACGGCCAGGCTGACTTCGAGAATCAGGTGCATATATCACATCATCTTCATCCAGTTGAGATTCACACATGTCAAATGTTGGTATCGGATTTATTGTCGCTCTATATGTCTCACGATACATTCTCGTAGTGTAATACTTATCACAAAAGTCATAAAAAGATAACGACTTAGACTCAATCGTTGCACAAGCATGCTTGCAAGGAAGTTTAAGTACTTGCCAAGCACGACACGAGCACCTATGATGTTTCAAATCAACAGCATATGTCTTATCACCCTCAACAACCTCAAAACTTGAATTGCTAGATCTATCAACTTTCAAACTTCTAGAACTAATGCAGGTAGAAACTAATAATTTCTCCTTCTCCGGAGTAAGTTCTTTGTTCAATACCAAAGATGCCTCACGACGTTGATGCAtcatattcattatttttttgcGTATATGATCAACCATAGGGACAATAGAGAGAAACCTAGCAGCCTTCACCCAGCTATTCCAGCACTCTGCTATATTATTGTTGATCACTCCCCACCGATTACCAGGAAATAAAGAATTGGCCCAACATTGTGGTTGTGAGTTAATAATGAAGTCTCTTGCATTTGGCATTGATTCGATGATGCTATTAATGTGTTCAACATAATCCTGTCTGGAATAGGCATAAGCAGCTTTCTTGAAAACGGAACTCCAATGTTTTTTGTTGTGCAAAGGATATCTACGCATAACCTGAAATCAAATATAAACAAATATTgaatataaacaaatatttcaattaATCAAAATGACTATGATTTGAAaaggttttaaaataaatcaagTGCAATACATACCTGTTTTACAAAATTATCAACCAAATGTATGAGACAGTATGCATGATGGCTACAGGGAAATACACTTTCAATTGCCTTAATTATCCCAGGATGCCGATCCGAAAAAATGTATAATCATCGAACATCGTCACATTATTGTACAAGAGTACTTGTCTCAACTTATAACAAAACCACAGCCAGTTCTTATCATTCTCGGCGTCAACAACGGCGTAAGCCAGCGTGAATAAGTCATCATTACCATCTTTCGTAACTGCTGCCAATATGCATCCTTTATACTTGTTTTTTATGTGAGTTCCATCTAGAAAAAGAAATGGTCTGCACCCATTAACAAAACCAACAGCACACGCATTCAAGCAAATAAAAAGCTTTTGGAACTTCTGAGTAACATCATATATCTCACAATCTGCAAAGCTCCCTGGATTAGTCTCTTTCACAGCATTACAATACCAGTGTAATCTTCCGTACGCTCCTTTATCAGTCCCATGTATATCATGCATAACTAATTCTTTCCCCATCCAAGCTCTGTGATACTCTAATTCAACACCATATTCTCGATGGATGTCCTTTATTATTTCACATGGACGATACAAGGGTTCAACTCGTAACTTATCCTTCACTACATTTTCAACCCAAGATGAATCAGCCCTAGGATGCCCACGACTGCGCAAATGGTCCTTGCCACAGCTATGTTCAAGATTGCATTTACGAATGCCAAAGAGATGATCAGATTTATGTTTTGATGCATATATCCTCCAATTACAATTGATATCACTACAAACCACAATCACCTTCACGCTATCATTTTTCTTGTACAAAAAAGATCTTCTAGTTGCAACAGCATAACTCTTAAGATAAACCCTAAACTCTGCCGCATCTTTAAATGTCTGACCCTCACCACGTATGCAATGACTCCATGAATCCAAAGAATTTCTAAGAGTATGCACTGTCATCTGCGACTCACTGGTCGAACCGGTGTTCTCTTCAATAAGTCCAATCTTCTCGGTTTCAAACAACCACAATACAGTCATCTCTTTTCGGATACTCATATAACATGCAGAGCTAATTTATACAGATGTATAATcatattcaaaaaatttatttcctaaTTCACATAAATGTTGTAGTATAAATGAATTTATAGAATATTTATTGGATTTGGAATACAAAGtaacatattttaaaaatgaaattaCCTTTCATACTGCCTATTGCCCCTAGATGAATCATTTCTCCTCACCGCTCTCATATCAATGATTGTCAGCTTCAAACATGTGTAGAGATTAAGCATAGTAGCAACGTCATCATCCTCATTCAAAGTaacaaaaattttctcatgcggAGGTTGGTATTGTAGGGAAATTAGTTCATGCCTCATATCCACACATTTTCTTGATAGGGTGAAGAAAAGCTCCATCAAAGTAGTCGGATTGCTGATTGAAATCATATAGAGTTCACCATTGTAGTGACAACTACCAATAAAACCAGTATTTGAACTTCCAGCCCCTAAATTCATtgctataataaaaaaaataaaaaaattaattgatgAGAATATGGTGTGTCTCAAGCTTATAATGTCATTGTTGTGATgccaaatcaataaaaaattaatacacTTTCGGATTTTTTCATTCATTCGAAAATCTGGTCACCAATGAGAGAATAAAAATTGAAATGCATTATTCTTGTTcgaaaataatatcaaatattaggTGCAAATTGAAGAGCACgagttaataaaaaaaactaaaacatgtTTTATAACCCaacaacaaaatataattaCACCGCAATTTTGGACACAGATTGTTGAAGTAAAATCGAAGATTTACGTAATTTTTGAGGAAAAATTGAGGAACACAAGGTCATCAAAAACTAAAACATGGATTATAACTCACCAAAAACAAAGCAAGAATTAAACCACTATTTTATGGAAAGAATTGGTGAAATAAAATTTACAAGAAATTGCTCAAAAAATATAGGCGAAATAAACACACACTTACTATAGTAGAAAATACGCTTCAAACTTTCGAAATGTGGAGCGCTGAAATTTGGCCCAAGAGTGGAAGCTACAATTATACAAGAACAGATTAAGATTCAATCTTCGGTTGCGGATTACATGCttgtgaagaagaaaggaaATTTAGGAAAAGTTATGGCCTCGGAAAAAGAGAAAGTGAGCTAGCTGTACTCACATATGAGGGTATTTAGGACTTTTGGTTGTATTAGGGAGTTAAAACTATTTTTTCCA
Proteins encoded:
- the LOC140879109 gene encoding uncharacterized protein; the encoded protein is MNLGAGSSNTGFIGSCHYNGELYMISISNPTTLMELFFTLSRKCVDMRHELISLQYQPPHEKIFVTLNEDDDVATMLNLYTCLKLTIIDMRAVRRNDSSRGNRQYESSACYMSIRKEMTVLWLFETEKIGLIEENTGSTSESQMTVHTLRNSLDSWSHCIRGEGQTFKDAAEFRVYLKSYAVATRRSFLYKKNDSVKVIVVCSDINCNWRIYASKHKSDHLFGIRKCNLEHSCGKDHLRSRGHPRADSSWVENVVKDKLRVEPLYRPCEIIKDIHREYGVELEYHRAWMGKELVMHDIHGTDKGAYGRLHWYCNAVKETNPGSFADCEIYDVTQKFQKLFICLNACAVGFVNGCRPFLFLDGTHIKNKYKGCILAAVTKDGNDDLFTLAYAVVDAENDKNWLWFCYKLRQVMRRYPLHNKKHWSSVFKKAAYAYSRQDYVEHINSIIESMPNARDFIINSQPQCWANSLFPGNRWGVINNNIAECWNSWVKAARFLSIVPMVDHIRKKIMNMMHQRREASLVLNKELTPEKEKLLVSTCISSRSLKVDRSSNSSFEVVEGDKTYAVDLKHHRCSCRAWQVLKLPCKHACATIESKSLSFYDFCDKYYTTRMYRETYRATINPIPTFDMCESQLDEDDVIYAPDSRSQPGRRRTKRFPSQTEIRTLNCGRCHRKGHNRRTCKESLN